A window of the Longimicrobium sp. genome harbors these coding sequences:
- the tssK gene encoding type VI secretion system baseplate subunit TssK yields MRGLETVPDDVMWEEGMLLAPQHFQQASIRGEELLHYHVRAAAPWHWGVRELDIDLTNLPAGLFRVTRLEAVMPDGLPVRRGRGEEAALELQLGPFAEQARPGAPLTVWLALPARRSPGEPFAGSLPRYEPSGEEEVVDELTGVAHPVRRLRPRLQLKAGPVPSDAFVAFPLARVVFSDEEFHLADYEPPRLAAAPGRFPHNECAALAERVRNKAGALAERGDDLERTDAEVRALAAGLPQLEAVLDAGECHPFQLYLAACALAGHLAGAAPRLVPPPFRAYEHNELRATFAPVLAFADSVLSRVSETLVPRRFTLNERGEFELRDVEEEWLREGVLVVGVTAPAGAPEGEVLDWMVKEALIGSAAQMPSIQGRRFKGAEREPIRDPRGVGLNPGRREVLFRVKVDRALIAPKEPLVIANPGDPAGSRRPREVVLYTRKAS; encoded by the coding sequence ATGAGGGGACTGGAAACCGTACCCGACGACGTGATGTGGGAAGAGGGGATGCTGCTCGCGCCCCAGCACTTCCAGCAGGCGTCCATCCGCGGCGAGGAGCTCCTCCACTACCACGTGCGCGCCGCCGCGCCCTGGCACTGGGGGGTGCGCGAGCTGGACATCGACCTCACCAACCTCCCCGCCGGGCTCTTCCGCGTCACCCGGCTGGAGGCGGTGATGCCCGACGGGCTCCCCGTGCGCCGCGGCCGCGGCGAGGAGGCGGCGCTGGAGCTGCAGCTGGGGCCGTTCGCCGAGCAGGCCCGGCCCGGCGCCCCGCTCACCGTCTGGCTGGCGCTGCCCGCCCGCCGCTCGCCCGGCGAGCCGTTCGCCGGGAGCCTCCCCCGCTACGAGCCCAGCGGCGAGGAAGAGGTGGTCGACGAGCTCACCGGCGTCGCCCACCCGGTGCGGCGGCTGCGCCCCCGTCTGCAGCTGAAGGCCGGGCCGGTGCCCTCCGACGCGTTCGTGGCCTTCCCGCTGGCCCGCGTGGTGTTCTCCGACGAGGAGTTCCACCTGGCCGACTACGAGCCGCCGCGGCTGGCCGCCGCGCCCGGGCGCTTCCCCCACAACGAGTGCGCCGCCCTGGCCGAGCGCGTCCGCAACAAGGCCGGCGCCCTGGCCGAGCGCGGCGACGACCTGGAGCGCACCGACGCCGAGGTGCGCGCCCTGGCCGCGGGGCTGCCGCAGCTGGAGGCGGTGCTCGACGCCGGGGAGTGCCACCCCTTCCAGCTCTACCTGGCCGCCTGCGCGCTGGCCGGGCACCTGGCCGGGGCCGCCCCGCGCCTGGTGCCGCCCCCGTTCCGCGCCTACGAGCACAACGAGCTGCGCGCCACCTTCGCCCCCGTGCTCGCCTTCGCCGACTCGGTGCTGTCGCGGGTGAGCGAGACGCTCGTCCCCCGCCGCTTCACCCTCAACGAGCGCGGCGAGTTCGAGCTGCGCGACGTGGAGGAGGAGTGGCTGCGCGAGGGCGTGCTGGTGGTGGGGGTCACCGCCCCGGCGGGCGCCCCCGAGGGCGAGGTGCTCGACTGGATGGTGAAGGAGGCGCTGATCGGCTCGGCCGCGCAGATGCCCTCGATCCAGGGGCGCCGCTTCAAGGGCGCCGAGCGCGAGCCGATCCGCGACCCGCGCGGGGTGGGGCTGAACCCCGGCCGCCGCGAGGTTCTCTTCCGCGTCAAGGTCGACCGCGCCCTGATCGCCCCGAAGGAGCCGCTGGTGATCGCCAACCCCGGCGACCCCGCCGGGAGCCGCCGCCCGCGCGAAGTGGTGCTGTACACCCGGAAGGCCTCCTGA
- the tssH gene encoding type VI secretion system ATPase TssH: MFELKVLIEKLNPTCRRAVERAAELCVRQTNYSVEVEHLLSTLLDTPDSDAARILAHYGVDVSGTLRELTAAIERLKRGNARTPSFSPHLLHLLERAWLAGSLHLGEGAIRSGAVVLALLDDDTLRGILLDGAPSLLLGIPREGLGEAVRELVRAFERAEEAVPSAPLAAQPAPHAAASSPSAASVPAGPSPHPALDRFTVDLTAEARAGRIDPIRGRDAEIRQVIDILMRRRQNNPILTGEAGVGKTAVVEGFALRIAEGRVPPPLRDAVVRTLDLGLLQAGAGIKGEFENRVRQVIEEVKASPRPLVLFIDEAHTMIGAGGPEGQGDAANLLKPALARGELRTIAATTWSEYKKYVEKDPALARRFQVVRIEEPDLESAAEMLRGLAPRLERHHGVRVLDEAVREAVRLSHRYMPSRRLPDKAISVLDTACARVAIARSGVPVPLEDVERRIGRLGLELEILRREQAAGADHAARAAELEEALERAGAERRDLDDRWRAERERVEEIDRLRAEAEALPADAPAAERERLGRELRALEADLEAVQREEPLVPSCVSPRVVASVISGWTGIPLGKILKDEVRAVLSLRSMLEDRIVGQAEALETIARRIRTFRAALDDPAKPVGVFLLVGPSGVGKTETVLALADYLYGGERNLVAVNMSEYQEAHTVSGLKGAPPGYVGYGTGGVLTEAVRRRPYSVVLLDEVEKAHPDVMELFYQVFDKGTLEDGEGVSVDFRNTTLFLTSNLGAEAIAGACAYRRPPVEDLAELVRPALLARFRPAFLGRLVIVPFYPLGEGEIREIVELKLAEVQRRFWEAHRAELTYDEEVARTIAERCTEVESGARNVDHILSHHVLPELSTLVLERMTRGEPVRAVHLALSPTGEFAFRTAAQAAVPVAALFG; this comes from the coding sequence ATGTTCGAGCTGAAAGTCCTCATCGAGAAGCTGAACCCCACCTGCCGCCGGGCGGTGGAGCGGGCCGCGGAGCTGTGCGTCCGGCAGACCAACTACAGCGTGGAGGTCGAGCACCTCCTCTCCACCCTCCTCGACACCCCCGACTCCGACGCCGCGCGCATCCTCGCGCACTACGGCGTCGACGTCTCCGGCACGCTGCGGGAGCTCACGGCGGCCATCGAGCGCCTCAAGCGCGGCAACGCCCGCACCCCCTCGTTCTCGCCCCACCTGCTGCACCTGCTGGAGCGCGCCTGGCTGGCCGGCTCGCTCCACCTGGGCGAGGGCGCCATCCGCTCCGGCGCCGTCGTCCTGGCGCTGCTGGACGACGACACCCTGCGGGGCATCCTCCTCGACGGCGCCCCCTCGCTCCTGCTGGGGATCCCGCGCGAGGGGCTGGGCGAGGCCGTGCGCGAGCTGGTGCGCGCCTTCGAGCGCGCCGAGGAGGCAGTCCCCTCCGCGCCACTGGCGGCACAGCCCGCCCCGCACGCGGCCGCATCGTCCCCGTCGGCGGCGTCCGTCCCGGCGGGGCCGTCGCCGCACCCGGCGCTGGACCGCTTCACGGTGGACCTCACCGCCGAGGCGCGCGCGGGCCGCATCGACCCGATCCGCGGGCGCGACGCTGAGATCCGGCAGGTGATCGACATCCTCATGCGCCGCCGGCAGAACAACCCGATCCTCACCGGCGAGGCGGGGGTGGGGAAGACGGCCGTGGTGGAGGGCTTCGCGCTGCGCATCGCCGAGGGGCGCGTGCCGCCGCCGCTCAGGGACGCCGTCGTGCGCACCCTCGACCTGGGCCTCCTGCAGGCGGGCGCGGGGATCAAGGGCGAGTTCGAGAACCGCGTGCGGCAGGTGATCGAGGAGGTGAAGGCGAGCCCGCGCCCGCTGGTGCTCTTCATCGACGAGGCGCACACCATGATCGGCGCCGGCGGGCCCGAGGGGCAGGGCGACGCGGCCAACCTGCTCAAGCCCGCCCTGGCCCGCGGCGAGCTGCGCACGATCGCGGCGACCACGTGGAGCGAGTACAAGAAGTACGTGGAGAAGGACCCCGCCCTCGCCCGCCGCTTCCAGGTGGTGCGCATCGAGGAGCCGGACCTGGAGAGCGCCGCCGAGATGCTGCGCGGCCTCGCTCCCCGGCTGGAGCGCCACCACGGCGTGCGCGTGCTGGACGAGGCGGTGCGCGAGGCCGTGCGCCTCTCGCACCGCTACATGCCCTCGCGCCGGCTGCCCGACAAGGCGATCAGCGTGCTCGACACGGCGTGCGCGCGGGTGGCCATCGCCCGGAGCGGCGTCCCCGTGCCGCTGGAAGACGTGGAGCGGCGCATCGGCCGCCTGGGGCTGGAGCTGGAGATCCTGCGCCGCGAGCAGGCCGCGGGCGCCGACCACGCGGCCCGCGCCGCCGAGCTCGAGGAGGCGCTGGAGCGCGCCGGGGCCGAGCGGCGCGACCTGGACGACCGCTGGCGCGCCGAGCGCGAGCGGGTGGAGGAGATCGACCGCCTGCGCGCCGAGGCCGAGGCGCTCCCCGCCGACGCGCCCGCCGCCGAGCGCGAGCGGCTGGGGCGCGAGCTGCGCGCGCTGGAGGCCGACCTGGAGGCGGTGCAGCGCGAGGAGCCGCTGGTGCCGTCCTGCGTCTCCCCGCGCGTGGTGGCCTCGGTGATCAGCGGGTGGACGGGGATCCCGCTGGGGAAGATCCTCAAGGACGAGGTGCGCGCCGTCCTCTCGCTGCGCTCGATGCTGGAGGACCGCATCGTGGGCCAGGCCGAGGCGCTGGAGACGATCGCGCGGCGCATCCGCACCTTCCGCGCGGCGCTGGACGACCCGGCCAAGCCCGTCGGCGTCTTCCTCCTCGTCGGCCCCAGCGGCGTCGGCAAGACGGAGACGGTGCTGGCGCTCGCCGACTACCTGTACGGCGGGGAGCGCAACCTGGTGGCCGTCAACATGAGCGAGTACCAGGAGGCGCACACCGTCAGCGGGCTGAAAGGGGCCCCGCCGGGCTACGTGGGCTACGGCACCGGCGGCGTGCTCACCGAGGCCGTGCGCCGCCGCCCGTACTCCGTGGTCCTGCTGGACGAGGTGGAGAAGGCGCACCCCGACGTGATGGAGCTGTTCTACCAGGTGTTCGACAAGGGGACGCTGGAGGACGGCGAGGGGGTGAGCGTCGACTTCCGCAACACCACGCTCTTCCTCACCTCGAACCTGGGCGCCGAGGCGATCGCCGGGGCGTGCGCGTACCGCCGCCCCCCGGTGGAGGACCTGGCCGAGCTGGTGCGGCCGGCGCTCCTGGCCCGCTTCCGCCCCGCGTTCCTGGGACGCCTGGTGATCGTGCCGTTCTATCCGCTGGGCGAGGGCGAGATCCGCGAGATCGTGGAGCTCAAGCTGGCCGAGGTGCAGCGGCGCTTCTGGGAGGCGCACCGCGCCGAGCTCACCTACGACGAAGAGGTGGCCCGCACCATCGCCGAGCGCTGCACCGAGGTGGAGAGCGGGGCCCGCAACGTGGACCACATCCTCTCGCACCACGTGCTCCCGGAGCTCTCCACGCTGGTGCTGGAGCGGATGACGCGCGGCGAGCCGGTGCGCGCCGTCCACCTGGCGCTCTCGCCCACGGGCGAGTTCGCCTTCCGCACGGCGGCGCAGGCGGCGGTCCCCGTCGCTGCGCTCTTCGGGTGA
- a CDS encoding DUF4280 domain-containing protein has protein sequence MGCQVCAGAMMTCSFGVAPSSLAVLPANKVLAGGPPAANIMDNKPIVNIPPFGMCQSPSNPTVAAATAAALGVLTPMPCVPVTSAPWVVGAPTVLIANMPALNDSSKLMCSWGGVIQFSFAGQATTQVP, from the coding sequence ATGGGATGCCAGGTGTGCGCGGGGGCGATGATGACGTGCAGCTTCGGCGTGGCGCCGAGCTCGCTCGCCGTCCTGCCCGCCAACAAGGTGCTCGCGGGGGGCCCGCCCGCGGCCAACATCATGGACAACAAGCCGATCGTGAACATCCCACCCTTCGGGATGTGCCAGTCGCCGTCGAACCCCACGGTGGCGGCGGCCACGGCGGCCGCGCTGGGGGTGCTCACCCCCATGCCGTGCGTCCCCGTCACCAGCGCGCCGTGGGTCGTGGGCGCGCCGACGGTGCTGATCGCCAACATGCCGGCGCTCAACGACAGCTCGAAGCTGATGTGCAGCTGGGGCGGGGTGATCCAGTTCTCGTTCGCCGGCCAGGCCACCACGCAGGTCCCGTGA
- a CDS encoding SPOR domain-containing protein, which yields MRYRFSLGRREAVAVLAGTAGVGVLLFCSGLLAGIAVADAGRPVAVEDGAYAAEPPVEEPAPGGDPAPAAEPPAAPTSAEETGGAAAVLPTWSDPATGEPAMGGPGDELTDGAEPVPGGGEREARPATEPDALWPVAGGEARPVEPAAAERRPPAPAARASRRPAPPPARDFERDPPRFSAYDGGGPYALQVGRYREEESALEVMQDLHRRGYQAYLFTKSDRQGPVFHVRLNRYFERAAAMRAAEALERREQLAALVVPAEQ from the coding sequence ATGAGATACCGGTTCTCCCTGGGGCGGCGCGAGGCCGTGGCGGTCCTCGCCGGGACGGCGGGGGTGGGGGTGCTGCTCTTCTGCTCGGGGCTGCTGGCGGGGATCGCCGTGGCGGACGCGGGGCGGCCGGTGGCCGTGGAGGACGGCGCCTACGCCGCCGAGCCGCCGGTCGAGGAGCCCGCGCCGGGCGGCGACCCCGCGCCCGCCGCGGAGCCGCCGGCCGCCCCGACGTCCGCCGAGGAGACGGGCGGCGCCGCGGCCGTGCTCCCCACCTGGAGCGACCCCGCCACCGGCGAGCCCGCGATGGGCGGCCCCGGCGACGAGCTCACGGACGGCGCGGAGCCGGTCCCCGGCGGCGGCGAGCGCGAGGCGCGTCCCGCCACGGAGCCGGACGCGCTCTGGCCGGTGGCCGGGGGCGAGGCGCGGCCCGTGGAGCCGGCCGCCGCCGAGCGGCGCCCGCCGGCGCCGGCCGCGAGGGCGTCCCGCCGCCCGGCTCCCCCGCCGGCGCGCGACTTCGAGCGCGACCCGCCGCGCTTCTCGGCGTACGACGGGGGCGGGCCGTACGCGCTGCAGGTGGGGCGCTACCGCGAGGAGGAGAGCGCGCTGGAGGTGATGCAGGACCTGCACAGGCGCGGCTACCAGGCGTACCTGTTCACGAAGTCCGACCGGCAGGGGCCCGTCTTCCACGTGCGGCTGAACCGGTACTTCGAGCGCGCGGCGGCCATGCGCGCCGCTGAGGCGCTGGAGCGGCGCGAGCAGTTGGCCGCGCTGGTGGTCCCCGCGGAGCAGTGA
- a CDS encoding DUF4123 domain-containing protein, which produces MMDAMQAEAVLDELWRPGERGARVDVYAILDAARDRRIHPWIRQRALDYTCLFAGKLAPELAAAAPYLVHLYRRERFTRELLELGWGGSWGIFVAAPATMEELRLHFRRFLRVSDPRGRKLLFRYYDPRVLRVYLPTCTAEELATVFGPVDRLFAESEDGAALLAYRRAAGRLETEPLPLATLAGIAGDRG; this is translated from the coding sequence ATGATGGACGCGATGCAGGCCGAAGCGGTGCTCGACGAGCTGTGGCGCCCCGGCGAGCGCGGCGCGCGGGTGGACGTCTACGCCATCCTGGACGCCGCGCGCGACCGGCGCATCCACCCGTGGATCCGGCAGCGGGCGCTGGACTACACCTGCCTCTTCGCCGGGAAGCTGGCGCCCGAGCTGGCGGCCGCGGCGCCGTACCTGGTGCACCTGTACCGGCGCGAGCGCTTCACCCGCGAGCTGCTGGAGCTGGGGTGGGGCGGCAGCTGGGGGATCTTCGTGGCCGCGCCCGCCACCATGGAGGAGCTGCGGCTGCACTTCCGCCGCTTCCTGCGCGTCTCCGACCCGCGCGGCCGCAAGCTCCTCTTCCGCTACTACGACCCGCGCGTGCTGCGCGTGTACCTCCCCACCTGCACCGCCGAGGAGCTCGCCACCGTCTTCGGCCCCGTGGACCGCCTGTTCGCCGAGAGCGAGGACGGCGCCGCGCTGCTGGCCTACCGCCGGGCCGCGGGGCGGCTGGAGACGGAGCCCCTCCCCCTCGCCACACTCGCCGGAATCGCAGGGGACAGGGGATAG
- the tssI gene encoding type VI secretion system tip protein TssI/VgrG, with protein sequence MTLSQNRYPITVNTPLGTDKLVVRRFHGEERVSGLFRYSLELVSDDNALAFDSIVGQGVTVTIDLGNGSSRYFHGLCSRFAQSGTTPRGTVYYADLHPWLWVLTLAQDCRIWQNKTVPEIAKAIFGELGFSDFKDSLTGTYAAREYCVQYRETAFDFVSRLFEEEGIFYFFEHADGKHTLVLADDAGAHTACPGPAKARYRVTTTEQEMDDVVARCFLESTVIPKKFSLDDYNFETPSTDLAVTQAGSSGTTEVYDYPGNFTETSPGETRAKVRLEAAEAAQKTLRGEGTFRGFTAGFKFTLDGHDRADVNGDYVLRSLTFSAAQDGYSNSFEAIPAATVFRPARLTRKPVIPGTQTARVVGKSGEEIWTDQYGRVKCQFHWDRKGTGDENSSCWIRVASYWAGKAWGAIHVPRIGQEVVVSFLEGDPDRPLVTGSVYNAEQTVPYTLPGEQTKSTLKSNSSKGGGAFNEIRFEDKKDSEEIYVRAAKDMNISVKNHRTATIDEGNETLTVTKGKRETTVSEGDNLLTVAKGKRTVTVSEGDQLLTVSKGKRTVTVSEGDETLTVSKGKRTVTVGQGDEAHKVGGKRTVEVTGDETHTNSAKFTHETGGAYTLKVTGDLVIEATGSVTIKSGTALDVKAGTALGLEGATGFAAKSNASMDLQAQAALSAKANASTTVESSGIMTVKGSLVKIN encoded by the coding sequence GTGACGCTCTCGCAGAACCGCTACCCCATCACCGTCAACACCCCGCTGGGGACCGACAAGCTGGTGGTGCGCCGCTTCCACGGCGAGGAGCGCGTCTCCGGGCTCTTCCGCTACTCGCTGGAGCTGGTCTCCGACGACAACGCGCTGGCCTTCGACTCGATCGTGGGCCAGGGGGTGACGGTCACCATCGACCTGGGCAACGGCTCGAGCCGCTACTTCCACGGGCTCTGCTCGCGCTTCGCGCAGAGCGGCACCACGCCGCGCGGCACCGTCTACTACGCCGACCTGCACCCCTGGCTCTGGGTGCTCACGCTCGCGCAGGACTGCCGCATCTGGCAGAACAAGACGGTCCCCGAGATCGCCAAGGCCATCTTCGGCGAGCTGGGCTTCAGCGACTTCAAGGACTCGCTGACGGGCACCTACGCGGCGCGCGAGTACTGCGTGCAGTACCGGGAGACGGCGTTCGACTTCGTCTCCCGCCTCTTCGAGGAGGAGGGGATCTTCTACTTCTTCGAGCACGCCGACGGGAAGCACACGCTGGTGCTGGCCGACGACGCCGGCGCGCACACCGCCTGCCCGGGGCCCGCCAAGGCGCGCTACCGCGTCACGACGACCGAGCAGGAGATGGACGACGTGGTGGCGCGCTGCTTCCTGGAGTCCACCGTCATCCCCAAGAAGTTCTCGCTGGACGACTACAACTTCGAGACGCCCTCCACCGACCTGGCCGTCACCCAGGCGGGGAGCAGCGGGACCACGGAGGTCTACGACTACCCCGGCAACTTCACGGAGACCAGCCCGGGCGAGACGCGCGCGAAGGTGCGCCTGGAGGCGGCCGAGGCGGCGCAGAAGACGCTGCGCGGCGAGGGGACGTTCCGGGGGTTCACGGCGGGGTTCAAGTTCACCCTCGACGGGCACGACCGCGCCGACGTCAACGGCGACTACGTGCTGCGCTCGCTCACCTTCTCCGCCGCGCAGGACGGCTACTCCAACTCCTTCGAGGCGATCCCGGCCGCCACCGTCTTCCGCCCCGCGCGGCTGACCCGGAAGCCGGTGATCCCGGGGACGCAGACGGCCAGGGTCGTCGGCAAGAGCGGCGAGGAGATCTGGACCGACCAGTACGGCCGGGTGAAGTGCCAGTTCCACTGGGACCGCAAGGGCACCGGCGACGAGAACTCGTCGTGCTGGATCCGCGTGGCCAGCTACTGGGCCGGCAAGGCGTGGGGCGCCATCCACGTCCCCCGCATCGGCCAGGAGGTGGTCGTCTCGTTCCTGGAGGGCGACCCCGACCGGCCGCTGGTGACCGGCAGCGTCTACAACGCCGAGCAGACGGTGCCGTACACGCTCCCCGGCGAGCAGACCAAGAGCACGCTCAAGAGCAACTCGTCCAAGGGCGGCGGCGCCTTCAACGAGATCCGCTTCGAGGACAAGAAGGACTCCGAGGAGATCTACGTCCGCGCGGCCAAGGACATGAACATCTCGGTGAAGAACCACCGGACCGCGACGATCGACGAGGGGAACGAGACGCTCACCGTCACCAAGGGGAAGCGCGAGACCACGGTCAGCGAGGGCGACAACCTCCTCACCGTCGCCAAGGGCAAGCGCACCGTCACCGTCTCCGAGGGCGACCAGCTGCTGACGGTGAGCAAGGGGAAGCGCACGGTGACGGTGTCGGAAGGGGACGAGACGCTGACGGTGAGCAAGGGGAAGCGCACGGTCACCGTCGGCCAGGGCGACGAGGCGCACAAGGTGGGCGGCAAGCGCACCGTGGAAGTGACGGGGGACGAGACGCACACCAACTCGGCCAAGTTCACCCACGAGACGGGCGGCGCCTACACGCTCAAGGTCACCGGCGACCTGGTGATCGAGGCCACCGGCTCGGTGACCATCAAGAGCGGGACGGCGCTCGACGTCAAGGCGGGGACGGCGCTCGGCCTGGAGGGCGCCACCGGCTTCGCCGCCAAGTCGAACGCCTCGATGGACCTGCAGGCGCAGGCCGCGCTCAGCGCCAAGGCCAACGCCTCCACCACGGTCGAGAGCAGCGGAATCATGACCGTGAAGGGCAGCCTGGTGAAGATCAACTGA
- a CDS encoding DotU family type IV/VI secretion system protein, whose translation MSHELEKSFVPTAFREFYAEVIRLRAGVLKNPWGIAEAGSTPERDAQLRQGAAQRLSDLLLRKLEELGLEAGRREGEYGAGWFREAQDVMATLADEVFLHLEWQGRSAWAANLLETRLRGTHVGGERFFGRLDALLRDPDPLKRPLGAVYLLALSLGFQGRWRGVPGGAERLEEYRQKTFAFVYPGHLSVAAGQRRLFPEAYEHTLEKGEPVRLPHTRYWLAAAAAVLLFFLVASHRVWRQDTRQVRAAVEQVRAQEDSLTRMAARLGVRR comes from the coding sequence ATGTCGCACGAGCTGGAGAAGTCGTTCGTCCCCACCGCCTTCCGCGAGTTCTACGCGGAGGTCATCCGCCTGCGCGCCGGGGTGCTCAAGAACCCCTGGGGGATCGCCGAGGCAGGCTCCACCCCCGAGCGCGACGCGCAGCTGCGCCAGGGCGCCGCGCAGCGGCTGTCGGACCTGCTGCTGCGCAAGCTCGAGGAGCTGGGGCTGGAGGCCGGCCGGCGCGAGGGCGAGTACGGCGCCGGCTGGTTCCGCGAGGCGCAGGACGTGATGGCCACCCTGGCCGACGAGGTGTTCCTGCACCTGGAGTGGCAGGGCCGGAGCGCCTGGGCCGCCAACCTGCTGGAGACGCGGCTCCGGGGCACGCACGTGGGCGGCGAGCGCTTCTTCGGCCGGCTCGACGCGCTGCTGCGCGACCCCGACCCGCTCAAGCGCCCGCTCGGCGCGGTGTACCTGCTGGCGCTCTCGCTGGGCTTCCAGGGGCGCTGGCGCGGCGTGCCCGGCGGGGCCGAGCGGCTGGAGGAGTACCGCCAGAAGACGTTCGCCTTCGTCTACCCCGGCCACCTCTCCGTGGCGGCGGGGCAGCGCCGGCTCTTCCCCGAGGCGTACGAGCACACGCTGGAGAAGGGCGAGCCGGTGCGCCTGCCGCACACGCGCTACTGGCTGGCCGCGGCCGCCGCCGTGCTCCTCTTCTTCCTGGTGGCCTCGCACCGGGTGTGGAGGCAGGACACCCGGCAGGTGCGCGCCGCGGTGGAGCAGGTGCGGGCGCAGGAAGACTCGCTCACCCGCATGGCCGCCCGACTGGGAGTCCGCAGATGA